A region from the Alnus glutinosa chromosome 5, dhAlnGlut1.1, whole genome shotgun sequence genome encodes:
- the LOC133869651 gene encoding cationic amino acid transporter 1-like: MDVGDEASFEGIIETRCCACYSKNGSDHPKNSFESSGNYFRALMEIPWRLADRISSRSADQMELVEVKARSQHDMKKTLTWWDLMWFGMGAVIGSGIFVLTGLETRIHAGPAVVLSFVVSGISALLSVFCYTEFAVEIPVAGGSFAYLRVELGDFVAFIAAGNILLEYVIGGAAVARSWTSYFATLCNHVDNDFRITVHSLPEDYRYLDPIAVVVIAVICVIAVISTKASSRVNYIATIVHIVVIIFIIIAGLTKADIKNYTPFAPFGVRGIFQASAVLFFAYVGFDAVSTMAEETKNPARDIPIGLLGSMVITTLVYCLLAVVLCLMQPYSEVDTYAPYSVAFEAVGLGWAKYIVAVGALKGMTTVLLVGAVGQARYLTHIARTHMIPRWFAKVDGRTGTPINATVVMLVATAVVAFFTKLEILANLLSVSTLFIFMLVAAALLVRRYYVSGVTTLANRVKLIVCLWLIIGSSIGTAAYWGKSDGWIGYTITAPIWLIGTVGLWVLVPHARNPKLWGVPLVPWLPSTSIAINIFLLGSIDKASFIRFGIWTGIMLVYYLFFGLHLSYDKAKASGEKRMDDGAHLKVVEDGVNT; the protein is encoded by the exons ATGGACGTGGGTGATGAGGCGAGTTTTGAAGGGATCATCGAAACAAGATGCTGTGCCTGCTACTCAAAGAATGGTTCTGATCACCCCAAGAATTCATTCGAGAGCAGCGGAAACTATTTCCGAGCACTTATGGAGATTCCGTGGCGGTTGGCAGACAGGATCTCGAGCCGGTCAGCTGACCAAATGGAGCTGGTGGAGGTGAAGGCTCGGAGCCAGCATGATATGAAGAAGACACTCACGTGGTGGGACCTTATGTGGTTCGGCATGGGCGCCGTCATCGGTTCCGGCATCTTCGTCCTCACCGGTCTTGAGACCAGGATCCATGCCGGCCCTGCTGTGGTCTTGTCTTTCGTTGTTTCTGGCATCTCCGCCTTGCTTTCTGTTTTCTGCTATACTGAGTTTGCGGTGGAGATACCCGTAGCAG GCGGTTCATTTGCGTACCTAAGGGTAGAGCTTGGAGATTTTGTGGCCTTCATCGCCGCCGGCAACATCCTTCTCGAGTACGTAATCGGCGGAGCTGCTGTAGCACGTTCTTGGACATCTTATTTCGCCACTCTCTGCAATCACGTAGACAATGATTTCCGTATTACAGTCCATAGTCTCCCAGAGGACTACAGATATCTCGACCCCATTGCCGTTGTTGTCATCGCCGTCATCTGTGTCATCGCCGTCATCAGCACCAAGGCATCTTCACGTGTCAATTACATCGCCACAATTGTTCATATTGTCGTCATCATCTTCATCATTATTGCTGGCCTTACAAAAGCAGATATTAAGAACTACACGCCGTTTGCCCCTTTCGGTGTTCGGGGCATCTTTCAGGCTTCAGCAGTGCTATTCTTCGCCTATGTTGGATTTGATGCCGTTTCAACCATGGCCGAGGAGACAAAGAATCCCGCTCGAGACATCCCAATCGGTCTTTTAGGCTCGATGGTGATTACCACATTGGTGTATTGTTTGCTAGCGGTAGTTCTATGCCTTATGCAGCCGTATAGTGAAGTTGATACATATGCTCCGTATTCAGTAGCATTTGAAGCCGTAGGGTTGGGGTGGGCTAAGTACATAGTTGCTGTCGGAGCACTGAAAGGCATGACAACCGTTTTGCTTGTCGGAGCTGTAGGCCAAGCTCG GTATCTCACACACATAGCGCGTACCCACATGATTCCCCGGTGGTTTGCCAAAGTGGACGGCAGAACAGGGACACCCATCAACGCCACAGTCGTCATGCTCGTCGCCACTGCAGTCGTCGCCTTCTTCACAAAGCTCGAGATTCTTGCGAACCTCCTCTCAGTCTCCACCCTGTTTATCTTCATGCTTGTTGCTGCTGCGCTCCTTGTGCGACGCTACTATGTCAGCGGGGTGACGACATTGGCGAACCGCGTCAAGCTCATTGTGTGTCTCTGGCTTATAATTGGTTCTTCCATTGGAACTGCTGCTTATTGGGGAAAAAGTGACGGTTGGATTGGGTACACAATAACTGCGCCAATTTGGCTGATTGGAACCGTCGGGCTTTGGGTTTTGGTTCCACATGCAAGAAATCCAAAACTTTGGGGAGTGCCATTGGTTCCATGGCTGCCATCAACTTCGATTGCCATCAATATATTTCTTCTTGGATCGATAGATAAAGCGTCGTTCATAAGGTTCGGGATATGGACTGGAATTATGTTGGTTTACTATTTGTTTTTCGGGTTGCATTTGTCGTATGACAAGGCAAAGGCGTCTGGGGAGAAGAGGATGGATGATGGTGCGCATTTGAAGGTGGTCGAAGACGGGGTTAACACTTGA
- the LOC133868264 gene encoding cation-chloride cotransporter 1, whose product MDNEDIDSAEEEFPARIGGRKYRPVVANDRAVLEMSSMDPGSSSSSSSSSAATFSDHQASLKKVKVGTQANKDAELKEGSLPIHEEANGPQGESKLELFGFDSLVNILGLRSMTGEQVPAPSSPRDGEDVAITIGQPKSADLKLGTLMGVFVPCLQNILGIIYYIRFSWIVGMAGIGESLLLVSFCGLCTFLTGISLSAIATNGAMKGGGPYYLIGRALGPEVGVSIGLCFFLGNAVAGALYVLGAVETFLKAVPAAGIFRETITNVNVTAIERVESPSSHDLQIYGIVVTIVLCFIVFGGVKMINRVAPAFLIPVLFSLFCIFIGIFVARKDHPVVGITGLSSETFKENWSPGYQNTNDAGVPDPEGSVYWTFNALVGLFFPAVTGIMAGSNRSASLKDTQRSIPIGTLAATLTTTAMYLVSVLLFGALATRKKLLADRLLTATVAWPFPAIIYVGIILSTLGAALQSLTGAPRLLAAIANDDILPILNYFRVADGSEPHIATLFTAFICIGCVVIGNLDLITPTVTMFFLLCYAGVNLSCFLLDLLDAPSWRPRWKFHHWSLSLLGASLCIVIMFLISWSFTIVSLALASLIYYYVSIKGKAGDWGDGFKSAYFQLALRSLRSLGANQVHPKNWYPIPLVFCRPWGKLPENVPCHPKLADFANCMKKKGRGMSIFFSILDGDYHECAEDAKTACKQLAAYIDYKRCEGVAEIVVAPSMSEGFRGIVQTMGLGNLKPNIVVMRYPEIWRRENLIEIPATFVGIINDCIVANKAVVIVKGLDEWPNAYQKQYGSIDLYWIVRDGGLMLLLSQLLLTKDSFESCKIQVFCIAEEGTDAEALKADVKKFLYDLRMQAEVVVVTMKSWDAQVENGSQQDESLEAFTGAQRRIAEYLAEMKAAAERHGTPLMADGKPVVVNEQQVEKFLYTTLKLNSTILRYSRMAAVVLVSLPPPPANHPAYFYMEYMDLLVENVQRLLIVRGYRKDVVTLFT is encoded by the exons ATGGATAACGAGGATATTGACAGCGCAGAGGAAGAGTTCCCGGCGCGGATAGGCGGCCGCAAGTACCGGCCGGTGGTGGCCAACGATCGCGCCGTGCTCGAGATGTCTTCCATGGATCCTggatcttcctcctcctcctcctcctcctccgccGCCACCTTCTCCGATCACCAAGCTTCCCTCAA GAAAGTCAAAGTTGGCACTCAGGCAAACAAGGATGCCGAATTGAAAGAAGGGTCTTTGCCAATACATGAAGAAGCCAATGGCCCCCAGGGAGAGTCGAAGCTGGAATTATTTGGTTTTGATTCTCTTGTCAACATTCTTGGTCTCAGGAG TATGACAGGGGAGCAGGTTCCTGCACCTTCTAGTCCTAGAGATGGTGAGGATGTAGCCATTACCATTGGGCAGCCTAAG TCTGCTGATCTCAAACTGGGTACATTGATGGGTGTATTTGTCCCATGCTTGCAAAACATACTGGGAATTATCTACTACATCCGATTTTCATG GATTGTCGGTATGGCTGGCATAGGCGAGTCACTATTGCTAGTATCTTTCTGTGGTTTGTGTACTTTTCTGACTGGAATATCATTGAGTGCTATTGCAACTAATGGTGCGATGAAG GGTGGGGGACCTTACTATCTCATTGGCCGAGCCCTTGGTCCAGAGGTTGGAGTTAGTATTGGACTGTGTTTTTTCCTCGGAAACGCAGTTGCTGGAGCTCT GTATGTGTTGGGAGCTGTTGAGACCTTTCTGAAAGCTGTGCCAGCTGCTGGGATTTTTAGAG AAACCATCACAAATGTTAATGTCACAGCAATTGAGCGAGTGGAAAGTCCGAGTTCACATGACTTGCAAATTTATGGGATTGTTGTGACTATTGTTCTATGCTTTATTGTATTTGGTGGTGTGAAAATGATCAATCGGGTGGCACCTGCTTTCCTGATACCTGTTTTATTCTCGCTGTTCTGCATATTCATTGGGATCTTCGTGGCAAGGAAGGATCACCCTGTGG TTGGAATCACGGGCTTGAGTTCGGAGACTTTCAAAGAAAACTGGAGTCCAGGTTATCAGAATACTAATGATGCTGGAGTTCCTGATCCTGAAGGAAGTGTGTACTGGACTTTTAA tgcaTTGGTTGGTCTCTTTTTCCCTGCTGTGACGGGAATTATGGCAGGTTCAAATCGATCAGCTTCGCTGAAAGATACTCAGCGTTCGATTCCCATTGGAACACTGGCTGCAACTCTCACAACTACTGCAATGTATCTAGTTTCTGTGTTGTTATTTGGAGCCCTTGCAACCAGGAAGAAGCTATTGGCAGACag GCTACTTACAGCTACAGTTGCTTGGCCTTTCCCAGCCATCATTTATGTTGGAATCATTCTTTCAACATTAGGGGCTGCACTTCAGAGCCTGACAGGTGCCCCACGCCTTCTTGCAGCAATAGCCAATGATGACATCCTGCCCATTCTTAACTACTTCAGGGTTGCAGATGGTAGTGAGCCTCACATTGCTACCCTCTTTACCGCATTCATCTGCATTGGGTGTGTCGTAATCGGGAACCTGGATCTTATCACACCGACTGTAACTATGTTTTTCCTTCTGTGTTATGCCGGTGTGAACTTATCTTGCTTCCTCCTGGATCTTCTAGATGCTCCCAGCTGGCGTCCTCGTTGGAAATTTCACCATTGGAGCCTCTCTCTTCTTGGAGCATCACTTTGTATAG TGATCATGTTCTTAATCTCATGGTCATTCACTATAGTTTCTCTAGCCCTTGCAAGCCTTATATATTATTATGTGAGCATTAAAGGAAAGGCTGGGGACTGGGGTGATGGTTTCAAGAGTGCATATTTCCAATTAGCTCTCCGCAGTCTTCGATCACTAGGAG CAAACCAAGTGCACCCAAAGAATTGGTATCCAATCCCCCTGGTATTCTGCAGGCCATGGGGTAAACTGCCAGAAAATGTACCTTGTCATCCAAAACTCGCTGACTTTGCAAACTGCATGAAGAAAAAAGGCCGGGGAATGTCTATATTTTTCTCCATACTAGATGGAGACTATCATGAATGCGCTGAAGATGCCAAGACTGCCTGCAAGCAGCTTGCTGCCTACATTGACTACAAGCGTTGTGAAGGTGTAGCAGAGATAGTTGTAGCACCTAGTATGTCTGAAGGCTTTCGTGGTATTGTCCAAACCATGGGCCTAGGGAATCTCAAGCCAAACATTGTGGTGATGCGGTATCCAGAAATATGGCGTCGTGAAAACTTAATCGAGATCCCTGCTACCTTTGTTGGAATAATAAATGACTGCATTGTTGCAAACAAGGCTGTTGTTATTGTTAAGGGTCTTGATGAATGGCCTAATGCATATCAGAAACAGTATGGTAGCATAGATTTGTATTGGATCGTGAGAGACGGTGGCCTCATGCTTCTCCTCTCTCAGCTCCTTCTTACTAAGGACAGCTTTGAGAGCTGTAAGATTCAAGTCTTTTGCATTGCAGAGGAGGGTACTGATGCAGAGGCGCTCAAGGCTGATGTGAAGAAGTTTCTGTATGATCTTAGGATGCAAGCTGAAGTGGTTGTTGTAACAATGAAATCGTGGGATGCACAAGTAGAGAATGGCTCTCAGCAAGATGAATCATTAGAGGCATTCACTGGTGCACAACGCCGGATTGCTGAATACTTAGCTGAGATGAAAGCGGCAGCTGAGAGACATGGAACCCCATTGATGGCTGATGGAAAGCCGGTAGTTGTAAATGAGCAACAGGTGGAGAAGTTTCTTTATACGACTCTGAAGCTGAACTCAACAATACTGAGATACTCGAGAATGGCTGCAGTTGTGCTTGTGAGCCTACCACCGCCTCCAGCCAACCACCCAGCGTATTTTTACATGGAGTACATGGATTTGTTGGTGGAGAATGTCCAAAGGCTTCTGATTGTAAGAGGATACCGAAAAGATGTTGTTACGCTCTTCACATAG
- the LOC133869119 gene encoding uncharacterized protein LOC133869119: MYETLHTMHARMWGKVVDMAIKLDMSQAYDSMEWGFMDGVMRKMGFNNRWVNLIIACVRTATYYVFIIGKPSGCIAPSRGIRQGDHLSPNLFIVRAKALSSLFCPTKATRVPTSKIRPRINHLFLDDDSLFFCKVNLLHWRKLNQLLDLYEWASGQKLNKAKTLIFFSRNTSQEARQQLLTLSGILATQSYDKYLGLLTIVCLDLRFLKASKIGCRSG, encoded by the coding sequence ATGTATGAGACATTGCACACTATGCATGCTAGAATGTGGGGGAAGGTTGTGGATATGGCTATCAAACTGGATATGAGCCAAGCTTATGATAGCATGGAGTGGGGCTTTATGGATGGTGTGATGAGGAAAATGGGTTTTAACAACAGATGGGTTAATCTGATCATAGCTTGTGTTCGTACGGCTACTTATTATGTGTTTATCATTGGCAAACCTTCGGGGTGCATAGCCCCTTCTAGAGGGATACGACAAGGAGATCATCTCTCTCCTAATTTATTCATAGTCAGAGCGAAGGCATTAAGTTCTCTCTTCTGTCCCACTAAAGCTACAAGGGTCCCAACATCTAAGATTAGACCTAGAATTAATCATCTCTTTTTAGATGACGATAGTTTGTTCTTTTGCAAGGTCAACTTGCTACATTGGCGCAAGTTAAATCAGTTGCTGGACCTTTATGAGTGGGCATCAGGGCAAAAGCTGAACAAAGCtaaaactttgattttctttagtAGAAACACAAGCCAGGAGGCTCGGCAACAACTTCTGACCCTATCTGGTATCCTAGCTACACAGAGCTATGACAAGTATCTTGGCCTTTTGACAATAGTGTGTCTAGATCTAAGGTTTTTAAAAGCATCAAAGATAGGGTGTAGAAGCGGGTGA